One window from the genome of Deinococcus aerolatus encodes:
- a CDS encoding enoyl-CoA hydratase/isomerase family protein, whose amino-acid sequence MNLEQLCAPGAYPGLHLEAHDLTERGSGILEIVIRSEKTLNSVNAEAHRALTGVWRDIDAAEGVRCVLIRGEGRGFSSGGDFTLIEEMSSDFTALARVWREARDLVYNVVNCGKPIVSAIHGPCVGAGLAVALLSDVSVAAKTARILDGHVRLGVAAGDHAAIIWPLLCGLNKAKYHLLTGEPVSGEEAERIGLVSLCVPDDELLDRAWKVARTLAAGSPTAVRWTKYALNNWLRAMGPTFDASLALEFLGFTGPDVKEGLSSLREKRPPNFAEDAPI is encoded by the coding sequence ATGAATCTTGAACAACTGTGCGCTCCCGGCGCGTACCCTGGCCTGCACCTGGAGGCGCATGACCTGACCGAACGGGGCAGCGGCATCCTGGAGATCGTGATCCGCAGCGAGAAGACGCTGAACAGCGTCAACGCTGAGGCCCACCGCGCCCTGACCGGGGTGTGGCGCGACATCGACGCCGCTGAGGGCGTGCGCTGCGTCCTGATCCGGGGTGAGGGGCGCGGCTTCTCGTCGGGCGGGGACTTCACGCTGATTGAGGAGATGAGCAGCGACTTCACCGCCCTGGCCCGCGTGTGGCGCGAGGCGCGCGATCTGGTGTACAACGTCGTGAACTGCGGCAAGCCCATCGTGAGCGCCATCCACGGCCCCTGCGTGGGCGCGGGGCTGGCGGTGGCGCTGCTCTCGGACGTGAGTGTAGCGGCAAAAACCGCCCGCATTCTGGACGGGCATGTGCGGCTGGGCGTGGCCGCCGGGGACCACGCCGCAATCATCTGGCCGCTGCTGTGCGGGCTGAACAAGGCCAAGTACCACCTGCTGACCGGCGAACCCGTCTCCGGCGAGGAGGCCGAGCGCATCGGGCTGGTCAGCCTGTGCGTGCCGGACGATGAACTGCTGGACCGTGCCTGGAAGGTGGCCCGCACCCTGGCGGCAGGCAGCCCCACGGCGGTCCGCTGGACCAAGTACGCCCTGAACAACTGGCTGAGGGCGATGGGACCGACGTTTGACGCCAGCCTCGCCCTGGAGTTCCTGGGCTTCACCGGCCCCGACGTGAAGGAGGGCCTGAGCAGCCTGCGCGAGAAGCGGCCGCCGAACTTCGCGGAGGACGCGCCGATCTGA
- a CDS encoding malate dehydrogenase has translation MTNQSKSDKHPVRVAVTGAAGQIGYSLLFRIASGDMLGKDQPVILQLLEVTPALKALQGVVMELRDCAFPLLADIVTSDDPNVAFKDADYALLVGAMPRKAGMERGDLLSANGGIFKPQGEALNRVASRDVKVLVVGNPANTNALIAQQNAPDLTPGQFTAMVRLDHNRAVSQLAEKTGEPVTAIQNLTIWGNHSSTQYPDLSAATVSGRPALELVDREWYEGQYIPTVAKRGAAIIEARGASSAASAASAAIDHMRDWALGTPEGQWVSMGIPSDGSYGVPEGLIYGFPVKCSGGSYEIVQGLDVSDFSRGKMDATAQELTEERDEVRKLGLVK, from the coding sequence ATGACCAATCAGTCCAAGAGCGACAAACACCCCGTCCGTGTGGCCGTGACCGGCGCGGCGGGCCAGATCGGCTACAGCCTGCTGTTCCGCATCGCGTCCGGCGACATGCTGGGCAAGGATCAGCCGGTCATCCTGCAACTGCTGGAAGTGACCCCGGCCCTCAAGGCGCTGCAGGGCGTCGTGATGGAACTGCGCGACTGCGCCTTCCCGCTGCTCGCGGACATCGTGACCAGCGATGACCCCAACGTGGCGTTCAAGGACGCCGACTACGCCCTGCTGGTGGGCGCGATGCCGCGCAAGGCCGGCATGGAGCGCGGCGACCTGCTGTCGGCCAACGGCGGCATCTTCAAGCCCCAGGGCGAGGCGCTGAATAGGGTGGCCAGCCGCGACGTCAAGGTGCTGGTGGTGGGCAACCCCGCCAACACCAACGCCCTGATCGCCCAGCAGAACGCCCCCGACCTGACCCCCGGCCAGTTCACGGCAATGGTTCGTCTGGACCACAACCGCGCCGTGTCGCAGCTGGCCGAGAAGACCGGCGAGCCCGTCACCGCCATCCAGAACCTGACCATCTGGGGCAACCACTCCAGCACCCAGTACCCGGACCTGAGCGCCGCCACCGTGAGCGGCAGGCCTGCGCTGGAACTGGTGGACCGCGAGTGGTACGAGGGCCAGTACATCCCCACCGTCGCCAAGCGCGGCGCGGCCATCATCGAGGCGCGCGGGGCCAGCAGCGCGGCCAGCGCCGCCAGCGCCGCGATTGACCACATGCGCGACTGGGCGCTGGGCACCCCCGAGGGCCAGTGGGTCAGCATGGGCATTCCCTCGGACGGCAGTTACGGCGTTCCCGAAGGCCTGATCTACGGCTTCCCGGTCAAGTGCAGCGGCGGCAGCTACGAGATCGTGCAGGGCCTGGACGTCTCCGACTTCAGCCGGGGCAAGATGGACGCCACCGCCCAGGAACTGACCGAGGAACGCGACGAGGTGCGTAAGCTGGGTCTGGTCAAGTAA
- a CDS encoding DMT family transporter, which translates to MNPALHGLLSALTYGVGDFLAGLASRRDSPLRVVALTHPISAVIMLLLAVLMGQARPPVGDLLWGASAGAVGLFAVLAFYRALALGPMGAVSVGAGALSALVPVVIGVLGGEVLGVPGWLGALGVLLGTGLLSYTPGEGSNAVRWQDNGVLIGLAAGLGFGFFFAMLGQAQSPGVFWTLGAARLCSSLIALVLAARLVGLRPKNPALILASAPGDTLGNLFYLLAVQGGGLAVGSLLSSLYPAFTTLLAVTVLREGLRAAQWVGVVVALVGAGLIAGR; encoded by the coding sequence TTGAATCCGGCCCTGCACGGCCTGCTGTCGGCGCTGACCTACGGCGTCGGCGATTTTCTGGCGGGGCTGGCCAGCCGGCGCGACTCGCCGCTGCGGGTGGTGGCACTGACCCACCCGATCAGCGCGGTGATTATGCTGCTGCTTGCGGTGCTGATGGGCCAGGCCAGGCCGCCGGTGGGCGACCTGCTGTGGGGCGCGTCGGCGGGCGCGGTGGGCCTGTTCGCGGTGCTGGCGTTTTACCGCGCCCTGGCGCTGGGACCGATGGGCGCGGTGTCGGTGGGCGCGGGCGCGCTGTCGGCGCTGGTACCGGTGGTGATCGGCGTGCTGGGCGGCGAGGTGTTGGGCGTGCCGGGCTGGCTGGGGGCGCTGGGCGTGCTGCTGGGCACCGGCCTGCTGAGCTACACGCCGGGAGAGGGCAGCAATGCCGTCAGGTGGCAGGACAACGGGGTGCTGATCGGGCTGGCGGCGGGCCTGGGCTTCGGCTTTTTCTTCGCGATGCTGGGGCAGGCGCAGTCGCCGGGGGTGTTTTGGACCCTGGGGGCGGCCCGCCTGTGCAGCTCGCTGATCGCCCTGGTGCTGGCCGCGCGGCTGGTGGGCCTGCGCCCGAAAAACCCGGCGCTGATCCTGGCCTCCGCGCCGGGCGATACGCTGGGCAACCTGTTCTACCTGCTGGCGGTGCAGGGCGGTGGGCTGGCGGTGGGTTCGCTGCTGTCCAGCCTGTACCCGGCCTTCACCACCCTGCTGGCCGTCACCGTGCTGCGTGAGGGCCTGCGGGCCGCGCAATGGGTGGGCGTGGTGGTGGCGTTGGTGGGCGCGGGGCTGATCGCGGGGCGTTAG
- a CDS encoding DinB family protein — protein sequence MTQPVQDDLPQHWLEGMLDILSEAVEGGPPGEGTAFLDGTAADGSGNHGLLATLDTLSAAQASTPVHGTSIAGHARHSALHMEVVVRWERDGDRGPFDWKGSFLPAEVDDRQWDELRVRLRAAYDALCAFARTQKEGEATGEATGSLTGAVAHVAYHLGAIRQMSKALA from the coding sequence ATGACCCAACCTGTGCAAGATGACCTCCCCCAGCACTGGCTCGAAGGCATGCTCGACATCCTTTCTGAAGCGGTGGAAGGCGGCCCGCCCGGCGAGGGCACCGCCTTTCTGGACGGCACGGCGGCGGACGGCAGCGGCAACCACGGCCTGCTGGCCACGCTCGACACCCTCAGCGCGGCGCAGGCCAGCACGCCGGTCCACGGCACCTCCATTGCCGGACACGCCCGCCACAGCGCCCTGCACATGGAGGTGGTGGTGCGCTGGGAACGTGACGGGGACCGGGGCCCGTTCGACTGGAAGGGCAGCTTCCTCCCGGCAGAGGTGGACGACCGACAGTGGGATGAGCTGCGGGTGCGCCTGCGCGCGGCCTACGACGCCCTATGTGCGTTTGCCCGGACCCAGAAGGAGGGGGAGGCGACGGGGGAGGCCACTGGCAGCCTGACCGGCGCGGTGGCCCACGTTGCCTACCACCTGGGGGCGATCCGGCAGATGTCCAAGGCGCTGGCTTGA
- a CDS encoding class I SAM-dependent methyltransferase codes for MRPDTGPLRVMIGAGEQRWDGWIATQREDLDLLDPDSWAAWFGNRRADALLCEHVWEHLSEAQGRAAARVCFEFLKPGGVLRVAVPDANFPDAGYQRTVQVGGPGPADHPAADHQIVYDAPLLADVFRGAGFTVELLEYCDALGHFHATDWDLGTGPVYRSLRLDHRNAGGKLGCVSIILDATRPSGEQS; via the coding sequence TTGAGGCCGGACACGGGGCCGCTGCGGGTCATGATTGGCGCGGGCGAGCAGCGCTGGGACGGCTGGATCGCCACGCAGCGGGAAGACCTGGATCTGCTGGACCCGGACAGCTGGGCCGCGTGGTTCGGGAACCGACGGGCCGACGCCCTGCTGTGCGAGCACGTCTGGGAACACCTGAGCGAGGCCCAGGGCCGCGCCGCCGCCCGGGTGTGTTTCGAGTTCCTGAAGCCGGGCGGCGTGCTGCGGGTGGCGGTGCCGGACGCCAATTTTCCGGACGCCGGGTACCAGCGCACGGTGCAGGTGGGGGGGCCGGGGCCGGCCGATCACCCCGCCGCCGATCACCAGATCGTGTACGACGCGCCGCTGCTGGCCGACGTATTCAGGGGGGCCGGATTCACGGTGGAACTGCTGGAGTACTGCGACGCGCTGGGCCACTTTCACGCCACGGACTGGGACCTGGGCACCGGGCCGGTGTACCGCTCGCTGCGGCTGGACCACCGCAACGCGGGCGGAAAACTGGGCTGCGTTTCCATCATTCTGGATGCCACCAGGCCTTCCGGAGAGCAGAGCTAA